In Leucobacter insecticola, one DNA window encodes the following:
- a CDS encoding LuxR C-terminal-related transcriptional regulator, with product MRILICEDSVLLREGLVRLLEHSGHTVSAALPDTSEVIDTVLADPPDICILDVRLPPTFTDEGIRLALELRKRLPELPLLVLSQYVEERYASDLIAAKGGAFGYLLKDRVADVTDFVDSLERITQGATVLDPEVVAQLLTRRGRDDRMDSLTPRERTVLAAIAEGRSNQAIAAMLFLSEASVEKHITSIFQKLGFEADESGNRRVLAAIAHIESTGGPAGPSPIDSTQTGSAS from the coding sequence GTGCGCATCCTAATTTGTGAAGATTCCGTGCTGCTGCGCGAGGGGCTCGTGCGTCTGCTCGAACACAGTGGCCACACCGTGTCCGCGGCGTTGCCCGACACCAGCGAGGTGATCGACACCGTGCTCGCCGATCCGCCCGACATCTGCATCTTGGATGTTCGACTTCCTCCGACGTTCACCGACGAGGGGATCCGGCTCGCCCTGGAGCTGCGCAAGCGGCTCCCCGAACTCCCGCTGCTGGTGCTTTCGCAGTACGTCGAGGAACGCTACGCGAGTGATCTGATCGCGGCCAAGGGCGGGGCTTTTGGGTATCTCTTGAAGGATCGCGTCGCTGATGTCACCGACTTCGTCGATTCTCTCGAGCGGATCACCCAGGGTGCGACCGTGCTCGATCCCGAGGTGGTCGCGCAGCTGCTCACCCGTCGCGGCCGCGACGACCGCATGGACAGCCTCACGCCGCGTGAGCGCACGGTGCTCGCCGCGATCGCGGAGGGCCGCTCAAACCAGGCGATTGCAGCGATGCTGTTCCTCTCAGAAGCGAGCGTCGAAAAGCACATCACCTCAATTTTTCAGAAGCTCGGCTTCGAGGCCGATGAGTCGGGGAACCGCCGCGTTCTTGCCGCCATCGCCCACATCGAAAGCACGGGCGGCCCGGCTGGGCCGAGCCCGATTGATTCCACACAGACAGGATCCGCATCATGA
- a CDS encoding DUF4097 family beta strand repeat-containing protein, with the protein MTTNDGTTPQAAQAPQADGAATQDPASTPTRSAAARPILVATSIIGAVALLAVGTSAASGVVGLGLGTSGAVSTVAGQETRGITALKINASAADVTLAFADVGEATLEAVGPRSAQWNMSRDGDELRVDGPRGVFGFCFFGSCNREQTVTLTLPLELQDRLIDVDAKLGAGTFEAEGAFGELDFEVGAGDMTVTGSARALGLDMGAGDFTADLADVSEVDLSVSAGTARVSLTGSAPSDVDVEVSAGTLDLTLPNAAYRVEAKATMGDIDNQLRTDSQSRNLVSARVSAGDITLRQGK; encoded by the coding sequence ATGACCACGAACGACGGAACGACGCCCCAAGCAGCACAGGCGCCCCAAGCAGACGGTGCGGCCACCCAAGACCCGGCTAGCACCCCCACCCGCTCGGCGGCTGCCCGCCCGATCCTCGTCGCCACCTCCATCATTGGCGCGGTCGCTCTTCTCGCAGTGGGTACCTCTGCCGCGTCTGGGGTGGTAGGCCTCGGGCTCGGAACTTCGGGGGCGGTGTCTACCGTTGCGGGGCAGGAAACCCGAGGAATCACGGCGCTCAAGATCAATGCGAGCGCGGCCGATGTCACGCTCGCATTCGCGGACGTCGGCGAGGCAACGCTTGAGGCAGTCGGCCCGCGCAGCGCGCAGTGGAACATGAGCCGTGACGGTGATGAACTCAGGGTTGATGGCCCCAGAGGTGTCTTCGGGTTCTGTTTCTTTGGCTCGTGTAATCGTGAGCAGACCGTGACCCTTACGCTCCCGCTTGAGCTTCAGGATCGCCTCATCGACGTTGATGCGAAGCTCGGCGCGGGAACCTTCGAGGCAGAGGGCGCCTTCGGGGAACTCGATTTTGAGGTCGGGGCGGGGGACATGACGGTGACGGGATCCGCGCGCGCCCTCGGCCTGGATATGGGTGCGGGTGACTTCACCGCAGATCTTGCCGATGTGAGCGAGGTGGATTTGAGTGTGTCTGCTGGCACCGCGCGGGTGTCGCTCACCGGCTCCGCCCCGAGCGACGTCGATGTTGAGGTGAGCGCCGGAACCCTTGATCTCACGCTCCCCAATGCCGCGTATCGCGTGGAGGCGAAGGCCACTATGGGCGACATCGACAATCAACTGCGCACCGACTCTCAGTCCCGCAACCTGGTGAGTGCGCGGGTTTCGGCCGGAGACATCACGCTCCGCCAGGGCAAGTAG
- a CDS encoding class E sortase has translation MVHTHAGSRTRRRRARLSPLTVIGELLLLGGLGVLGYIVWQPWHTGVTVTMKQTELSAEESAVWDQAAPAAAPWDGTVPVTAQPAEPDVFAVLHVPAFGTTYANRVAEGVGWETVLNLDEKGVGHYPTTQLPGEFGNFALAGHRSGPLINAFREVMNLRVGDPLFVETADGWYTYRFRDIEYVLPDETDVLNPFPRLDGTPGEDRILTLTTCHPKWAGSAERAIAYSVYEDFQPRSAGPPAELLELNPTMGATQASRGDSE, from the coding sequence ATGGTTCACACTCACGCGGGATCTCGAACACGGCGCCGACGTGCCCGGCTGAGCCCGCTCACTGTTATTGGCGAGCTGTTGCTGCTCGGGGGCCTGGGCGTGCTCGGATACATCGTGTGGCAACCTTGGCACACCGGCGTCACGGTGACAATGAAGCAGACGGAACTTTCGGCTGAAGAGTCAGCCGTGTGGGATCAGGCGGCACCGGCGGCGGCGCCGTGGGACGGCACGGTCCCCGTGACTGCACAGCCAGCTGAGCCGGACGTATTTGCGGTGTTGCATGTGCCGGCCTTCGGTACGACTTACGCCAACCGTGTCGCCGAGGGTGTCGGTTGGGAGACGGTGTTGAATCTCGATGAGAAGGGCGTCGGCCACTACCCAACCACCCAGTTGCCCGGTGAGTTCGGAAACTTCGCGCTTGCCGGTCATCGGTCCGGACCGCTGATCAACGCTTTCCGCGAGGTCATGAATTTGCGGGTTGGCGATCCCCTGTTCGTAGAGACCGCGGACGGCTGGTACACGTACCGCTTCCGCGACATCGAGTACGTACTTCCCGACGAGACGGACGTGCTCAATCCGTTCCCCCGACTTGACGGAACACCGGGGGAGGATCGGATCCTGACACTCACGACGTGCCACCCCAAATGGGCCGGCAGTGCCGAGCGGGCGATCGCTTACTCGGTGTACGAAGACTTTCAGCCGCGTAGTGCTGGTCCGCCAGCCGAACTCCTTGAACTGAACCCGACGATGGGTGCTACCCAAGCCTCGAGAGGAGACTCTGAGTAA
- a CDS encoding cell division protein CrgA, translating into MAAAAKDVSKRKAAEVSLSKEEAAAARKNAPNPVWFKPVMFGFMLLGLIWIVLYYVTSTGLGLPIPQLGQANIFVGFGLVLVGFLMTPWWK; encoded by the coding sequence ATGGCAGCAGCAGCAAAAGATGTGAGTAAGCGCAAGGCAGCAGAGGTCTCTCTGAGCAAGGAGGAGGCCGCGGCGGCGCGCAAGAACGCTCCGAACCCAGTGTGGTTCAAGCCCGTCATGTTCGGGTTTATGCTTCTTGGGCTCATTTGGATCGTGCTCTACTACGTCACGAGCACCGGATTGGGCCTGCCGATCCCCCAACTTGGCCAAGCCAACATCTTTGTAGGCTTTGGCCTCGTGCTTGTCGGGTTCTTGATGACTCCGTGGTGGAAGTAA
- a CDS encoding peptidylprolyl isomerase: MTLHTAVATVHTNHGDIVINLFGDHAPKTVKNFVDLAEKGFYDGVIFHRIIPNFMIQGGDPTGTGTGGPGYTFDDEIHPELVFDKPYQLAMANAGKRPDLTGRLAGTNGSQFFITTIAPDWLNGKHTIFGEVANDESKAVVDAISAVQTAGADRPVEDVVITGVDVVAA, from the coding sequence ATGACTCTTCACACTGCAGTAGCAACCGTTCACACCAACCACGGCGACATCGTCATCAACCTCTTTGGCGACCATGCTCCCAAGACCGTCAAGAACTTTGTTGATCTTGCCGAGAAGGGGTTTTACGATGGCGTGATCTTCCACCGGATCATCCCGAACTTCATGATTCAAGGCGGTGACCCCACCGGCACCGGCACCGGCGGCCCCGGCTACACCTTCGACGACGAAATCCACCCCGAACTCGTCTTCGACAAGCCGTATCAGCTCGCCATGGCCAACGCGGGCAAGCGTCCCGACCTGACCGGCCGCCTTGCGGGCACCAACGGTTCGCAGTTCTTCATCACCACGATCGCCCCCGATTGGCTGAATGGCAAGCACACGATCTTTGGCGAGGTTGCGAACGATGAGTCCAAGGCCGTCGTCGACGCGATCTCGGCGGTGCAGACCGCTGGAGCAGATCGTCCCGTCGAAGACGTCGTGATCACCGGCGTCGACGTCGTCGCGGCCTAA
- a CDS encoding DUF5324 family protein has protein sequence MKLSRKRRRELRQLRGHAQELLDHQRLVLGQAGEVLQEAGRQARKLNDEHLAPRVEETYEAVRPTVDRGVESARRVAHTVRRATTPFVASALASTIHKLDQLEQRDAAKQIRGFGERTGYLQPAKKKRTAGGVIALTLGIAAAAGVGYALWQAFRTDDELWVAPENE, from the coding sequence ATGAAACTCTCACGTAAGCGCCGCCGCGAACTCCGCCAGCTGCGCGGTCACGCCCAGGAACTGCTCGATCACCAGCGCCTCGTTCTGGGCCAGGCCGGTGAGGTCCTGCAGGAAGCGGGTCGCCAGGCGAGAAAGCTAAACGACGAGCACCTCGCACCGAGAGTCGAAGAGACGTATGAGGCAGTGCGCCCAACCGTGGATCGTGGCGTCGAGTCAGCCCGTCGCGTCGCACACACGGTGCGTCGCGCAACCACGCCGTTCGTGGCGAGTGCCCTCGCAAGCACCATTCATAAGCTCGATCAGCTTGAGCAGCGTGATGCCGCAAAGCAGATCCGCGGATTCGGCGAGCGTACGGGCTACCTGCAGCCCGCGAAGAAGAAGCGCACTGCCGGTGGTGTCATCGCATTGACCCTCGGGATCGCAGCCGCCGCGGGCGTCGGGTACGCGCTGTGGCAGGCCTTCCGCACAGACGACGAGCTCTGGGTCGCCCCCGAAAACGAGTAG
- a CDS encoding rhomboid family intramembrane serine protease has translation MVANGQGPAFGERVEFGPNDVCYRHPTEHSFTLCQRCGRTICGRCQVTSPVGVLCTDCVKQTQPSAAKQASRSMRVTGRRIKALETPVTYGIMALCVLVFIAQSLSHYFGADEVTLALWYAPVHSAPGDVFTNASFEPWRMFTVMFTHSPGTPLHLLFNMLALWMFGRNLETMIGHMQFLVLYLFAGVGGSLGVMFWAYVVPGTIGTPTVGASGAIFGILGATLVAFKAANINVTSLAVLIAINLGIGFLPGVSISWQAHLGGMIVGAFTMWLMLGARGPRKKNRRIVSLVSLGVILVALSCAYLVVMPNIFGA, from the coding sequence ATGGTGGCGAACGGACAGGGGCCGGCCTTCGGCGAACGAGTCGAGTTTGGGCCGAATGACGTCTGCTATCGCCACCCCACTGAGCACAGCTTTACGCTGTGCCAGCGCTGCGGGCGGACGATCTGCGGTAGATGTCAGGTCACGTCTCCGGTGGGAGTGCTCTGCACCGACTGCGTGAAACAGACGCAGCCGAGCGCGGCGAAGCAAGCCTCGCGTTCGATGCGGGTGACGGGCAGGCGTATCAAGGCGCTCGAGACGCCCGTCACCTACGGGATCATGGCGCTGTGCGTGCTGGTGTTCATCGCGCAGTCGCTCAGCCACTACTTTGGCGCCGACGAGGTGACGTTGGCGCTGTGGTACGCTCCAGTGCACTCGGCTCCCGGTGATGTTTTCACCAATGCCAGCTTTGAGCCGTGGCGCATGTTCACCGTCATGTTCACCCACTCCCCGGGAACGCCGCTGCACCTTCTATTTAACATGTTGGCGCTGTGGATGTTCGGCCGAAACCTCGAGACCATGATCGGCCACATGCAGTTCTTGGTTCTGTATCTCTTCGCGGGTGTGGGTGGGTCCCTCGGCGTGATGTTTTGGGCCTATGTTGTCCCCGGCACGATCGGGACGCCGACCGTTGGCGCATCGGGTGCCATTTTTGGCATCCTCGGAGCGACGCTCGTGGCGTTCAAAGCGGCGAACATCAATGTCACCTCGCTGGCAGTGCTTATCGCAATCAACCTCGGGATCGGGTTTCTCCCGGGTGTATCCATTTCCTGGCAGGCCCACCTCGGCGGGATGATCGTGGGTGCCTTCACCATGTGGCTGATGCTCGGCGCTCGTGGCCCGCGCAAGAAGAATCGTCGGATCGTCTCGCTGGTGTCGCTCGGAGTGATTTTGGTGGCGCTCTCCTGCGCCTACCTGGTCGTGATGCCGAACATCTTCGGGGCTTAG
- a CDS encoding alpha/beta hydrolase: MTVWREDVLGAGFECTDLELGSDSEGPLVAALVRALPTPRGLWERILGRERSLEDVDVLYVHGWSDYFFQRQLAEFWTSRGARFFALDLRKYGRSLREGQTPGYIEDLDEYRVEIELAINEIRESQDPAATRRKLVLLGHSTGGLVLSLWAHKHPGYADALILNSPWLEFQLTGTVRQVVAPIFNLRAKFSPHDLALQADLGFYMRAQQQTCSPQELNTINLQWRPERAHAALNGWMRAVLLGHARVSEGLSIDAPVAVLLSKRSVLALKWSEDMTRADTVLDVGTIAEAALRLGDCVTVCRIDGALHDVFLSSPEPRAEAYAQLERWLIGWQAATRHNA; encoded by the coding sequence ATGACCGTGTGGCGTGAAGATGTGCTTGGGGCGGGGTTTGAATGCACCGACCTTGAACTCGGGAGCGATAGTGAGGGTCCGCTCGTCGCGGCACTGGTGCGCGCACTCCCCACCCCGCGGGGGCTGTGGGAGCGGATCCTCGGCCGCGAACGAAGCCTCGAAGACGTTGACGTGCTCTACGTGCACGGCTGGTCCGATTACTTCTTCCAACGGCAACTTGCCGAGTTCTGGACGAGCAGGGGCGCGCGTTTTTTCGCCCTGGATCTGCGCAAGTACGGGCGCAGCCTCCGCGAGGGCCAGACTCCCGGGTACATCGAGGATCTCGACGAATACCGCGTTGAGATTGAACTTGCAATCAACGAAATACGCGAGAGCCAGGATCCCGCCGCAACACGCAGAAAGCTGGTGTTGCTTGGGCACTCAACCGGGGGGCTCGTGCTGAGCCTGTGGGCGCACAAGCACCCGGGATACGCGGATGCGCTGATCCTGAATAGCCCCTGGCTGGAGTTCCAGCTCACCGGCACTGTCCGGCAGGTGGTCGCTCCGATCTTCAACCTGCGTGCGAAATTCAGTCCACACGATCTCGCGCTGCAGGCTGATCTCGGGTTTTACATGCGCGCCCAGCAACAGACGTGTTCGCCGCAGGAGCTCAACACAATTAACCTGCAGTGGCGCCCCGAACGGGCACACGCGGCGCTCAACGGCTGGATGCGTGCCGTGTTGCTGGGGCACGCTCGGGTGAGTGAGGGGCTCAGTATCGATGCCCCTGTCGCGGTGCTCCTCTCGAAGCGGTCCGTGCTCGCTCTGAAATGGAGCGAAGACATGACGCGAGCGGACACGGTATTGGACGTCGGCACGATCGCGGAGGCGGCGCTGCGCCTGGGCGACTGCGTCACCGTGTGCCGGATCGATGGAGCGCTGCACGACGTGTTTCTTTCATCGCCGGAACCACGAGCCGAAGCGTATGCGCAACTGGAGCGGTGGCTGATCGGCTGGCAGGCCGCCACTCGGCACAACGCATAA
- a CDS encoding NUDIX hydrolase has translation MDLRVAAYAVVERRGKLLLTHWRRGHLHGWTLPGGGIESGEDPRDTVVREVLEETGLEARVGKLIGVDSRVMVREEVPQDQDPELHTIRIVYRATVKDGPLQHEVGGSSDEARWVPIREIRALRTLSLVQTGMRMAGIGQRQPGKPRGKSGTKQGGSKQSNKPRK, from the coding sequence ATGGATCTTCGAGTGGCCGCCTACGCGGTAGTGGAACGGCGGGGCAAGCTCCTGCTCACCCACTGGCGACGCGGTCATCTGCACGGCTGGACACTTCCAGGCGGTGGCATTGAGAGCGGCGAGGATCCGCGCGATACCGTGGTCCGGGAAGTGCTTGAGGAGACCGGTCTCGAGGCTCGCGTCGGCAAGCTGATCGGGGTGGATTCCCGTGTCATGGTGCGCGAAGAGGTGCCTCAGGATCAGGATCCCGAACTGCACACGATCAGGATCGTCTACCGCGCGACGGTGAAAGATGGCCCGCTGCAACATGAAGTCGGCGGATCTTCAGACGAAGCTCGTTGGGTGCCGATCCGGGAGATTCGCGCGCTCCGCACGCTTTCGCTCGTGCAGACCGGCATGCGGATGGCTGGGATCGGCCAGCGCCAGCCCGGGAAGCCCCGCGGCAAGTCGGGAACGAAACAGGGCGGTTCAAAGCAGAGCAACAAGCCTCGCAAGTAA